The DNA window CAacaattaatatttttgagaGATACTAGTTGCATTGAAGCCAGGCTGACCTGGACTAaaatctcagttctgccacttTCCTAtctgtgtgtgaccttgaataCATTATTCAACCTATTTGAACCACTGTCTGTTCAAACTGAGTGATAAAACTGAGGCTAATATTTCTGTGAAAGGTTGTTGACTCATGGTGAGTGCTTAGTAACCATTAGTGGTGTTGATGAAGTCATATTGTTGGGCCTGATGCCCATATACTAAAGGGCTTATTCAGAAGCTAAGCTGGGGACATTTATTCCTACAGTAAGAAGCGGAACCAACTGGACCCAAATATGTACTCTAGAAATCAAAAATCGGGAAGGTCCATCCTGATGCAGAGCGTGAGGTCTGGAGGCAACCATACCTATGTTTGAATCCCAGATCTACCTGGGTGACCTTGTGCAAATTGCTTAATCTctctgtttccttacctgtaaaggGAAGTCAATTCCACAGGTTTGCCTTGagtattaaaaagagaaaatgcatatGAACCAGCTCTGCCCAACTCCTGGCAcataagtattaaataaatgttagtggctattcattattattattgatgatGAAAGAAGACTGAGCAGAAGATTCCTGGGAGTTACTGCCAGGCCATACACTGGGAAGAAAGTGGCTTTCTTTGTCAGCCACTTCTGCCCTGCTAAGTGCTCTGCCGACACTCATTGGAACATTCTGTCAGTTCTTCTCTCCTGGGGAGTGGGAATCACAAAGGGGTGAGAACTGTTGAgcatcttctccctcctccacccccacatcTATTAACTTTATTTGGTGGCCATGGCCTGACAGAATGTGAAATGTTGGGCTTGCACTGAGGATCCCAGAGCTGGCAGGCCAGAAGAAACTCTTGAGCCTCATGTTCCTTTCCTATAAATGCAGACTACTTGTATCTCGGAGTGTTACCGTAAGGGTTATATGCTATTAAATATGTGAactggcactcaataaatattgactaaATCTGAGTATAGTACTTACACATTCGTAGCCCCTGTACAGATTATAATTTCCTCGGAGGGTACTACCCCCTCCCCTCAATTTTCATCCCCCCAAAGCGCTGAACATAGTGCCCGGTActtagtaagcactcagtaaatatttgttgtattgAAGAGCCATTAAAGTGACTTAAGGAATGGAAAATAGAATTCGAGGGGAAGGCGCAGGAATTGTTTATCAAGAACAGAAAGGACTAAGGAGTAACTTTAATAATGTTTCTTATGCGGCAGACATTATCTCTATAatcgcccctcctcctccccaaaaagagagacagaaattgTAGGGAGAGGCTTTGAGATAAAACCCCAGGAAGAACTTCCCGAGTCTGTGCATGTTGGGGCAGAAAAAGCGGCAGAGCCAACTCCTTCCCTGGTATGTCCGGGTTTAGGGTGGGAGGGGCAGCGCTGCTTGGAGGCTGGGGGAAGGACGAGATGACCTTTCAAAATCTCTTCCAGTCTTCTGTAGGAATCGTCTGTGcgccccatccccctccctccgaTAGCGCCCCCCGTCTCCAAACTGCCCGCACCCCGCCCCTGGCGGCCGCCTCTCCCGGCTCCCGGGGTCCCCAGCTCCCAGTCCCCGGAGCCAGAGCCCGGCTCCCGCGCGGCTCCCATTGCAGCCGCGCCGCCCCCCGCATGCTAATGGCCGGGCCACCTCCCGCCGCACACAATGCGGGccagggccgggggcgggggaccggggagggggcgggggccgggccgggggcgggggggccggGGCCCGGCGCATCTCCCCCGGCCCCACGTAACGCTGACGCCCGCGCCGCCGGCCCGCCgcccgccgctgccgccgccgcctgcTCCGCCACCGCCCGCCCGGGGCTCGTGAGTAGCCGCTGCCCCCGCTCCCGGCCCCCCCTCCGCCACCCGGCCCCCTCCGccggccccctccccccctcccggAGGGGGGGCCCCCACTCCGCGCGCCCGGCTCGGAGCaggtgcagggggcgggggcgggggaggggcgccgGCTCGGCCCCAAGCAAACTTCGCCCAGAGCTCCTGGGGGGGCGGAGTGGGGGCTGCGGCCCCATAATCCTGGAGAGCTAGGGGGTCCTCGCGGGAGGGGGCCAGGTGGGGGAGCCGGGAAAAAGGACACCAAAGGGGAAAggccagcggggggggggggcgcccggGGGACGAAGACGGGTGTCTTTGTAGGGGCCCGAAGGCAGGTCGCGAGGGCCCTGGGGGTGCAAGGTGGCAGAACCGGGAGCTAGAGTGGATGACCACCCCCCGGCCCAGGTAGGGTTgatggaggagggggaagggacccAAACTCTCTGGGAGCccgagtgggggaggggagaggatgggggggTGCTTCCCTCTCTGCGTCCCAAACAAAGTGTCACAAAGAGCTCGGCCGGCGGCAGCAGCAGACGCGGCTGCAACTCAGCTTTTGTTCTCCCAGTGTGGGTAGCTGAGCCCTGGCCTTCCAATCTCCCAACCCTGTCCCCCATCATCCTTCTGGCTTATCTTCctggggaggggtctggggtgcTGCCGGAAGAACCTCTTGTGCAGGATCACAGGTTCTGCTCTACTTGCCAATCTACTTGTGGGAGGTGGATTTTCCCAGAGGttctcctgcccaccctccaccccctaatccAGGACTGAGGCCCACATGGGTGCTAAGACTCTGACCTGCTAGGGTCAGTTGCAGTTAAGGGGACTTAGGGCTGGCTATATGCCACCTCCTCCAAATCCAGAACTTTCAGAAGAGGGGTCAAGTTGGGACATGTCTCTGGAATAAGATTGACCATGGTGGGGTGGCAGTAGGTGAGCAGGTGTACTTTCCTCTTGCCTGCTGGAGTCCATGACTGAGATTCCATGCCACCAGCTCAGGGCAGTGAGGATGGAGGGACAGAGGCCTTACCAAGAACTCAAAGTGAAAGGTGGGCAAGCTGTGGTCTGGGGTCAATTTGGAGGAGCTGCCTGAGCAGTGAGGTTCAGAGGACCATGGAGAGGAGACCATTAAAATGAACTACTGGCATGTCTGTGTGATAAAGGGTGGTTTTGACTGTAGACCACCTAAGGAAGCTCCTTTTCCTTTTAACTCCATCTAGTGTAGTGTTAACCATAATTGTTAGAGGACTTGTGGAGGTGTAGGATCCTCAACAGAGGTAAAAACATCAGGTGTTAGAAGTGATCAGTGACAGATGCTTAGTCACAATACACCTTAGAAGTGCTGAGCCCTTGCCCCTTCCAGTTTGATCCTAAAAACTATTGAACCACAAACTTTGAGGGACAATCTTCACGGTACTCCGGTCAGCATACATTTCTTTGTACCTATCCCTGTTGTTTCTAAGTCTTCTCACCAAGCCTTCCATTCTTTCCTATCCAGTACCTCTTGGTGGtccacacccccttccccaccagctCTCCTAGCACAAACAAGTTCCTTGGCCTGTTGCTTTGGAAAGACTTCTGATCCCTATCGCTGGTCTTGCATCCCTATAGAACCCAAATAAGGGCAAGATAACCCCTGACTCCCAGTGGGTGAGGAAAGTAGGTCAGTGCTACTGTCTGGCCAACTCTCATGGATGGCATTTAGGGCCTGACTATAGAAAACTATAGAATCATCAACTCTGTTGATAATTGCCCACAGGCAATACATGCATGACCTGAGTTCTAAGACAGTTCACAGAATCTCGGGCCCTGTCAGTGCTTTCTCCTTTTGAGAAAAACTCATGGGATCAGATGCCCGAGACCTGGTTTGATATGGAGGTAATTCAGAAGATCTTGATTGCACCTAGAGGGTCTCTCGGTGGGTTTTATTGATTTGAAGCCACCTTTTGGGGAAAGTTTCCCTGCTCGGGAATACAGCTTCAGTTTGGGTCTTTTTGTATATCACTGTATTTTTGTCCTAGAAACTGCCATGTGTAAAGcagattttgggggtggggggaagatttGCCCTATTCCTACTCTACTTACCTTGGATATGAGTTCAATTTCCCCTGAAGTATTTTGCTTACTATCCTACAGGCAGTTTCAGGGGCCTTAGAATCTTCTTAGAATCAGTGTGTGCCTGTAGGTTAGTCAGCTATGACCATGCAGTATTCCCAgccttccccccactcctcccccaccatcTGCTTCCCCTGAATATACCAGATTGGCTGTACACCAGGATGTTCTGGGAATCCCCAGGAGAGCAACAGAATGTGATGGGCCCAAATATGATgcctcattcactcattccaggATGTACAAACTTTAACTGTCAGGATACTCCTCATAGCTAATTAAAATTCTTCTAGTTAAATCTATTTTCTGTTACATCTATCTATTTTCAGTGTCAtccaaaaggcaaaaataatccCTCTGGTACTACTGTTCGCCCCGCCCCTGGCTCccagaaaggaattaaaaaaaaaatttctctctcttttctcaggGCCTTAACTGTGGTGCTAAAATGTCAAGCGTGGCCCCTCTAGCACTTAGTACCTCTGTCTATGGTATTGAGGTGGCCACAGTGGCTCCTCTGGTAGCCCACTGCACTCTCCATGGTACTGAAGGGATGACCATTTGTTTTAACTTCTATCTGGGGTCCAGAAGAGTCCTGTGACTTGGAACTACAAAGTTTTCAAGCTGGAAGGGATCATCCATATAAATTAGTCCAACCCCCTTATTTTACAGACAAGTAAGCTGGGACCTTAAGTGACTTACTGAAGGTTGCAGGACTATTAACGGTCAGATTGGGCCCACAATGGCCTTGTACCCCTCAGTCCTATTCTACAGCTTTCTTGATACCACTACTCTACCCCTTTCTCGAGCCTGCCTAGGCTCTTGATCTCAGAAAAGGGATTTGGAGAATCCAGAAGATGAGGGTGGATGCCCTAATTTGGAGctacagaaatagaaatattaaaagtgtGGTGGAGGTTGTTTAGTGACCCTTGGACAAGGACACTTTCTTAATTAACCTCCTGTTAATAAAATTCCCATAACCCAGATTCCACACATGATAGGTACTTGCCCGTTCCTGGATTTTTAGCACATCCACTAAATACCAAAAATTCAAGAAGCCTTGGACTTCCAGAGCCTCTTCTTTGC is part of the Desmodus rotundus isolate HL8 chromosome 7, HLdesRot8A.1, whole genome shotgun sequence genome and encodes:
- the LOC139441083 gene encoding ribosomal large subunit pseudouridine synthase B-like, translated to MESAVGYQRSHCGHLNTIDRGALGEVCLGPSRRPSPAPAPCTCSEPGARSGGPPSGRGGGGRRRGPGGGGGAGSGGSGYSRAPGGRWRSRRRRQRRAAGRRRGRQRYVGPGEMRRAPAPPPPARPPPPPRSPAPGPGPHCVRREVARPLACGGRRGCNGSRAGAGLWLRGLGAGDPGSRERRPPGAGCGQFGDGGRYRREGDGAHRRFLQKTGRDFERSSRPSPSLQAALPLPP